From the Bacteroidia bacterium genome, one window contains:
- a CDS encoding DUF4007 family protein, translating to MNNQRVKFSGHQTFSLRYGWLEKGYEFTANRKSFSHESAIVDLGVGKNMVDSIKYWCDLTGIIEGDVVTRFGKKLLDERSGWDPFLEDQASWWLLHWKLTTNLNYKTSGTALFSYLRKPEFSKQDVAEAALRFVDAGKNAPSDNIIMRDVDCFIRSYCGLKRFEKKKSGEESFDCPLQELNLIQAMSGGDFYRFSIGAKASLPAEIIGYAICEYFGRENKSAMTIQGVLYKEGSPGQVFMLDENALIEAVQELHENSIWGNRFDFTESAGVAQVHCNVALDEAEELLSSYYCRGDV from the coding sequence ATGAATAACCAGCGAGTAAAATTTTCAGGACATCAGACTTTTTCCCTCCGCTATGGTTGGTTGGAGAAGGGCTACGAGTTCACCGCAAACAGAAAAAGCTTTTCTCACGAATCAGCTATTGTTGATTTGGGTGTTGGAAAAAACATGGTCGATAGCATTAAGTACTGGTGCGATTTGACCGGGATCATCGAAGGCGATGTTGTTACCCGTTTCGGGAAGAAACTATTGGACGAGAGATCAGGCTGGGATCCTTTTTTGGAGGACCAAGCTTCCTGGTGGTTGTTGCATTGGAAACTTACTACAAACCTGAACTATAAGACTTCAGGCACGGCTCTCTTCTCTTACCTCCGAAAGCCTGAATTTTCGAAACAGGATGTGGCTGAAGCAGCCTTGCGCTTTGTTGATGCAGGCAAGAATGCCCCTTCCGACAATATTATCATGAGAGATGTCGACTGCTTTATCCGCTCTTATTGCGGGCTCAAGCGATTTGAGAAAAAAAAATCCGGAGAGGAATCATTCGATTGTCCTCTGCAAGAGCTGAACTTAATTCAGGCGATGAGTGGAGGAGACTTTTACCGCTTTTCAATTGGGGCTAAAGCTTCTCTTCCCGCAGAAATTATTGGTTATGCAATCTGCGAGTATTTCGGACGAGAAAACAAGAGCGCAATGACAATTCAGGGAGTGCTCTACAAGGAAGGAAGCCCTGGGCAAGTGTTTATGCTGGATGAAAACGCATTGATTGAGGCCGTTCAGGAATTACATGAAAACTCGATTTGGGGGAATCGTTTCGATTTCACAGAGTCCGCTGGTGTTGCACAAGTGCATTGCAATGTAGCCCTCGATGAAGCCGAAGAGTTGCTAAGCAGCTATTACTGCCGAGGGGATGTGTGA
- a CDS encoding helix-turn-helix transcriptional regulator: MPTFTYRGKSFYNPVEFALDQIGGTWKMPILWRLREKTLRYSELRDDIPHISEKMLSTQLKELTADGFVDKEIYATVPPRTEYSLTAKGRRAIEVITMIRDYGLELMRDCGLEEERV; encoded by the coding sequence ATGCCAACATTTACCTATCGCGGAAAATCCTTCTACAACCCGGTGGAATTCGCCCTCGATCAGATTGGCGGCACCTGGAAAATGCCGATTCTCTGGAGATTGCGGGAAAAAACGCTACGGTATTCGGAATTGCGCGACGACATCCCGCATATCTCCGAGAAAATGCTGAGTACGCAATTGAAGGAACTCACCGCGGACGGTTTTGTGGACAAGGAGATTTATGCGACCGTACCGCCACGAACAGAGTACTCTCTCACCGCGAAAGGCCGGCGCGCCATCGAGGTGATAACGATGATACGCGATTACGGTCTCGAGCTGATGCGCGATTGCGGCCTTGAAGAAGAGCGCGTGTGA
- a CDS encoding DUF3465 domain-containing protein translates to MRHADDEEVRRAFERRSSGVQVIGAGTVEKVLKDDLEGSRHQRFILRLASGQTLLIAHNIDLAPRVASLTTSDEVEFYGVYEWNRNGGTVHWTHHDPGGRHTDGWIKHRGKLYR, encoded by the coding sequence CTGCGACACGCGGACGACGAGGAAGTCCGCCGCGCGTTCGAGAGGCGCAGCAGCGGCGTGCAGGTCATCGGCGCAGGTACAGTGGAAAAGGTACTGAAGGACGATCTCGAGGGAAGCAGGCATCAGCGCTTCATCCTGCGGCTCGCGTCTGGGCAGACGCTGCTCATCGCACACAATATCGATCTGGCGCCCCGGGTGGCGTCACTGACAACGAGCGACGAGGTGGAGTTCTACGGCGTGTACGAATGGAATCGCAACGGCGGCACGGTACACTGGACACATCACGATCCCGGAGGAAGGCATACGGACGGCTGGATCAAACATCGGGGGAAATTGTACCGCTAG
- a CDS encoding DNA/RNA non-specific endonuclease, producing MNNPFQIQRELRYGAPVCDEILTGRFFTIGYSWYFRQAKWVLEIVNPNAPFGWQVERSNNFRADIRIPRRFRAGLGAYTGSGYDRGHLVGSANHAELEVQNSETFLLSNMSPQHPDLNRGLWRVLEEAVRQLNDQKNVLETYVLTAPVFYFDRKVETIGDKNDKYGIDVPVPHAFVKSILAEDNRGRLKLWTFEMENTALNGKLEDYLVVTYDAEQKVGGRFWDRVAGPDLHDQKKKPGKMWTLAE from the coding sequence ATGAACAATCCATTTCAGATTCAACGAGAACTCCGCTATGGTGCACCAGTCTGCGATGAGATTCTGACTGGACGATTTTTTACCATCGGTTACTCTTGGTACTTCAGGCAAGCAAAATGGGTACTGGAAATTGTCAATCCCAATGCGCCGTTTGGATGGCAGGTCGAGCGAAGTAATAATTTCCGCGCCGATATTCGGATTCCACGAAGATTTCGGGCCGGGCTTGGGGCCTATACGGGTTCGGGGTATGATCGTGGCCACCTTGTCGGGAGTGCTAATCATGCGGAGCTGGAGGTTCAGAATAGCGAGACCTTTCTCCTGTCCAATATGTCGCCACAGCACCCGGATCTCAACCGTGGTCTCTGGCGTGTTCTCGAGGAAGCGGTACGCCAGCTGAACGATCAGAAGAATGTGCTGGAAACGTACGTCCTGACCGCTCCGGTTTTTTATTTTGATCGAAAGGTAGAGACAATAGGAGACAAGAATGACAAGTATGGCATTGATGTGCCCGTTCCACACGCTTTCGTGAAGAGCATTCTGGCCGAAGATAACCGCGGACGTCTGAAGCTCTGGACTTTCGAGATGGAAAACACTGCGCTCAACGGCAAACTGGAGGATTACCTTGTAGTAACGTATGACGCGGAACAAAAGGTTGGTGGACGCTTTTGGGACCGTGTCGCCGGCCCCGACTTGCACGATCAGAAAAAGAAGCCGGGAAAAATGTGGACGCTGGCTGAATAA
- a CDS encoding caspase family protein yields the protein MNRCAVVIGVNKTGDMPVLQAAVSGAQQFAAWATAQGINVSLLTDENESVSLGDIKNAIRHYVRQRTFNQLIVYFSGHGILRGPDYELWLLSGAPDDPDDAVNVPGSIWLARNVGIPHVVVISDACRSLPNTSRLSQIQGGVIFPNESPKAPRPAVDVFYATLPGDPAMEVSAVDATENYRGIFTDCLLKGLLGHVPDVIVNIAPPLVNEEKWVVPSWELKPYLEQEVPDAAASVHIRLQQDPDIRVESHPPNYLAEFARPSSATSPRTARTDQPDQVRFGDVVRSLKETQFFQGRIHDTSLSHHARAFAEQSGMAGAIHRLMDAKGRESFETRTGFSVLGTAVERAVVTDSGCDVFQENGAFQIRVHSDEDGIRSRSTLMQITGGLVIPLAVLPGYIGTVVVEEGRVVTVNYLPSRNTEHYSEYEHFAHEVEQRRAFVSVAARNGAFRFESTVEAAAGADYLRMLKAIDPTLGLHSAYAYAQAGDFQGIKSVFEYMSRESVPVLFDVAMLCAKLDAPAINSERLSKIAPFCPMLTQGWAFVDVSEVWLPAVVRRAREHLRPGLWTTFGEKGASILWSHIEEGGVL from the coding sequence ATGAATAGATGTGCTGTCGTAATCGGGGTGAATAAGACTGGTGATATGCCCGTCCTGCAAGCGGCTGTGTCCGGAGCTCAGCAGTTCGCTGCATGGGCCACGGCGCAAGGTATAAATGTATCCCTTCTTACAGACGAGAACGAAAGTGTGTCGCTTGGCGATATAAAAAATGCCATACGGCACTATGTCCGCCAGAGGACTTTCAACCAACTGATTGTGTATTTTTCGGGTCACGGCATCCTTCGAGGCCCTGACTACGAACTGTGGCTGCTATCCGGGGCACCCGATGATCCGGATGACGCGGTAAATGTACCTGGCTCAATATGGCTGGCAAGAAATGTCGGCATTCCCCATGTGGTGGTAATCTCCGATGCATGTCGGTCCCTGCCGAATACTTCACGTCTCAGTCAGATTCAGGGTGGTGTGATCTTTCCGAACGAATCGCCGAAAGCTCCCAGACCTGCTGTTGATGTGTTTTACGCAACGCTGCCGGGCGACCCCGCCATGGAAGTTTCAGCGGTAGATGCGACAGAAAACTATCGCGGTATTTTTACCGATTGTCTTCTCAAGGGATTACTTGGCCATGTCCCCGACGTTATCGTGAACATTGCCCCACCACTCGTGAATGAGGAAAAGTGGGTGGTGCCGAGCTGGGAGCTAAAACCCTACCTCGAACAGGAAGTACCCGACGCTGCGGCGAGCGTACATATCAGGCTTCAGCAAGATCCCGATATCAGAGTTGAGTCTCATCCACCGAACTATTTGGCGGAGTTCGCGCGCCCGAGTTCTGCAACCTCCCCCAGAACCGCGCGGACCGATCAGCCAGACCAGGTCAGATTCGGAGACGTTGTGCGGAGTCTCAAAGAAACACAGTTTTTCCAGGGACGAATACACGATACCTCTCTTTCACACCACGCGCGAGCGTTCGCGGAGCAATCTGGGATGGCTGGCGCAATACATCGGTTGATGGACGCAAAGGGTCGGGAAAGCTTCGAAACCCGAACAGGATTCAGTGTGCTTGGTACTGCTGTGGAACGAGCTGTTGTTACGGACTCCGGGTGTGATGTTTTTCAAGAGAACGGGGCCTTTCAGATTAGGGTTCACAGTGATGAAGACGGCATTCGATCAAGGTCCACCCTCATGCAAATTACCGGTGGCCTCGTAATTCCTCTCGCGGTACTGCCCGGATATATCGGCACGGTGGTAGTCGAGGAAGGGAGAGTTGTCACAGTAAACTATCTTCCAAGTCGAAATACGGAACATTATTCCGAATATGAACACTTCGCTCATGAGGTTGAACAAAGGCGAGCATTTGTATCCGTCGCCGCGCGAAATGGCGCATTTCGATTTGAGAGTACCGTGGAGGCAGCGGCGGGAGCAGATTACCTGCGCATGCTGAAGGCTATCGATCCGACCCTCGGGCTGCATTCGGCCTATGCGTACGCGCAAGCAGGCGATTTCCAGGGAATAAAGTCCGTGTTCGAATATATGAGTCGCGAGTCCGTTCCAGTTCTGTTCGATGTAGCCATGCTTTGCGCCAAGCTGGATGCCCCGGCGATAAACAGTGAGCGTCTCTCAAAAATCGCTCCATTTTGTCCCATGCTGACACAAGGGTGGGCTTTTGTTGATGTAAGTGAAGTCTGGTTGCCGGCGGTTGTGCGGCGTGCCCGCGAGCATCTGCGTCCGGGACTATGGACAACATTTGGAGAAAAAGGCGCTTCGATATTGTGGTCGCATATTGAAGAAGGAGGTGTCCTGTGA
- a CDS encoding class I SAM-dependent methyltransferase — protein sequence MPGIDLDEIYRTLAPEDIPWNRPALPEPLVELLDGGVVSPCRAVEFGCGLGNHAIAMARRGFEVTGVDLSPTAVGMAREHAAAAGVRVRFLAADVTAELDELHGDFAFGWDWEMLHHLFPEQRLRYVTNLARLLAPGALHLSVCFSEHDPMFGSGKQRSTPIGTVLYFSSEKEIRELFETAFDIVTLGEIAIHGTHGDHRAVRALLRKPA from the coding sequence ATGCCAGGCATTGACCTCGACGAAATCTATCGCACCCTCGCGCCGGAGGATATTCCCTGGAACAGACCCGCGCTGCCGGAGCCGCTGGTGGAATTACTGGACGGCGGGGTGGTCTCACCGTGCCGGGCCGTGGAATTCGGCTGCGGCCTCGGGAATCACGCCATCGCGATGGCGCGGCGGGGCTTCGAGGTGACGGGCGTGGACCTCTCCCCCACCGCTGTCGGCATGGCGCGAGAGCATGCCGCGGCCGCGGGTGTGCGTGTGCGCTTCCTCGCGGCGGATGTGACGGCGGAGCTCGACGAACTGCACGGGGACTTCGCTTTCGGCTGGGACTGGGAGATGCTGCATCACCTTTTCCCCGAACAGCGGCTTCGCTATGTCACGAATCTCGCGCGGCTGCTCGCACCCGGAGCACTGCATCTCAGCGTGTGTTTCAGTGAACACGATCCGATGTTCGGAAGCGGCAAACAGCGCAGCACTCCGATAGGTACGGTGCTGTATTTCAGCTCGGAGAAGGAAATTCGCGAACTGTTCGAGACGGCATTCGACATCGTGACGTTGGGAGAGATCGCCATTCACGGCACACATGGCGATCATCGCGCGGTACGGGCGCTCCTGCGAAAACCGGCCTGA
- a CDS encoding cysteine desulfurase, whose protein sequence is MIYWDHNSTTPCAPEVVEAMQRYWNEEYGNPSSGHLMGRRAELAVRTAREQVAALANALPAEMIFTSGATESNNLLFLGVLLTPRSDRKRIAVSTIEHKSVLEPAHLLEKHGFEVVELPVDQTGVTNLDAARKLITPETLLVSVQAANNELGTLQPVAELADLAHENGAYFHTDAAQVLGKVPFDVQVVNCDFASFSAHKMYGPKGVGALFVRGGARKWPWARPFRGGGQEHGLRPGTNNVPGIVGFGKACSICQGYVQKNGSAEIVRLEKELLERIARAFPESIVHSLTTPRLPGVFSIAFPKVPADLLIDNLQTLAVSEGSACSNHAITISHVLEKIGCDRETAKGTIRVSLGRHTTQNDIHEAIEMLRRSVVEIKSIFRQP, encoded by the coding sequence ATGATTTACTGGGACCATAATTCGACAACACCATGCGCCCCGGAAGTCGTGGAGGCGATGCAGCGTTACTGGAATGAAGAATATGGTAATCCCTCCAGCGGACACCTGATGGGGAGACGGGCCGAGTTGGCGGTCAGAACAGCCAGGGAGCAGGTTGCCGCTTTGGCCAATGCGCTCCCTGCCGAAATGATTTTTACCTCGGGAGCTACAGAGAGCAACAATCTGCTGTTTCTGGGCGTGCTACTGACGCCCCGCTCCGACCGAAAACGGATCGCGGTATCGACCATTGAACACAAGTCGGTCCTTGAGCCCGCCCACCTACTGGAAAAACATGGATTTGAGGTTGTTGAGCTGCCCGTAGACCAGACTGGCGTAACCAATTTGGATGCTGCTAGAAAGCTCATCACCCCGGAGACTTTGCTGGTTTCAGTGCAGGCTGCCAACAACGAACTGGGGACGCTGCAGCCTGTAGCTGAGCTGGCTGATCTAGCCCACGAGAACGGGGCCTATTTCCACACTGACGCTGCCCAAGTGCTTGGCAAGGTGCCATTCGATGTACAGGTGGTCAATTGTGATTTTGCCTCATTTAGCGCCCACAAAATGTACGGCCCCAAGGGGGTGGGGGCGCTTTTTGTCCGAGGAGGCGCCCGGAAATGGCCTTGGGCACGACCGTTTCGTGGAGGGGGGCAGGAGCATGGTTTGCGCCCTGGGACAAATAACGTTCCAGGTATAGTTGGCTTCGGTAAAGCTTGCTCCATTTGCCAAGGGTATGTTCAAAAGAATGGCTCAGCGGAAATCGTTCGACTCGAAAAAGAGTTATTAGAGCGGATAGCAAGAGCATTTCCAGAAAGCATAGTTCACTCGCTGACCACTCCTAGATTGCCAGGGGTCTTTTCAATCGCTTTTCCAAAAGTTCCTGCCGATCTGCTCATCGACAATCTACAGACACTCGCTGTTTCTGAGGGTTCGGCTTGCTCCAATCATGCAATCACGATATCTCACGTGCTTGAGAAAATTGGATGTGATCGTGAAACAGCGAAAGGGACGATTCGAGTCTCTTTGGGGCGACATACAACCCAAAACGACATCCATGAGGCCATAGAGATGCTAAGACGCTCAGTAGTTGAAATTAAAAGTATTTTCCGACAACCATGA
- a CDS encoding NAD(P)-binding domain-containing protein has protein sequence MTLAFIGIGNVGFALADRLQKEGHEILVAHDNAESESVRAALRGNPSLRVLPVREALPAAEVVFLATPFRAVATVLEGLHFHGKPLVDCTNPVGAGLTHGLGGTRSGAEVVQEAAPDARVVKAFSVYGVELLADSAFPTAAQRPMMPIAGNDAEAKGMVATLAETLGFAAKDVGPLAQALHLEHLALLWITMVRRDRHQPRLAWGLLEG, from the coding sequence ATGACACTCGCATTCATTGGTATCGGCAACGTCGGCTTCGCGCTGGCCGACAGACTGCAGAAAGAAGGACACGAGATACTGGTCGCGCACGACAACGCGGAATCGGAAAGCGTACGCGCAGCGTTGCGAGGCAATCCGTCCTTGCGCGTTCTGCCCGTGCGCGAAGCGCTTCCGGCGGCGGAGGTGGTATTTCTTGCCACGCCTTTCCGCGCGGTGGCGACCGTGCTCGAGGGACTGCACTTTCACGGTAAACCGCTGGTGGACTGCACCAATCCGGTAGGCGCAGGCCTCACGCACGGATTGGGCGGCACACGCTCCGGTGCTGAAGTGGTGCAGGAGGCCGCCCCCGATGCCCGCGTGGTCAAGGCCTTTTCCGTATACGGCGTCGAGTTGCTCGCAGACAGCGCTTTTCCCACCGCCGCTCAGCGCCCCATGATGCCGATAGCCGGCAACGATGCGGAAGCGAAAGGGATGGTTGCGACGCTGGCGGAAACACTGGGCTTCGCGGCCAAAGATGTAGGACCGCTCGCACAGGCCCTGCATTTGGAGCATCTCGCGCTGCTCTGGATCACCATGGTCCGTCGCGACCGCCATCAACCCCGTCTTGCCTGGGGCCTGCTGGAAGGGTGA
- a CDS encoding AAA family ATPase has product MIQLEEVHIEEVRGIRKLTLPLNRKTFAIQGPNGSGKSGVVDAIEFCLTGDMTRLSGHGTGSLSVKTHGPHVDARDYHEKAFVRLKVFIPSVNKEASITRMVKTPKTVKIEPKDLDVLAALEKVARHPELTLGRRPQDFVPGARIQFLRIDGTQWGDEVIDELRIDGSLSRQIEALDQKMTAHNRVAVDIVSAPTEIRRYNYPIPALQQLTRNAVMHRSYEGTNAPVMVYWFNDHIEIINAGSPYGRVTPENFGKPGFADYRNPDIAESMKVLNLVQRFGVGIQMARRELSDNGNPPPEFIFDVHSVICKVNPSPLPEPTDAGQVTEQSESRLESRLESRLESKLAASVVRKLSEEAAGKSALASHLGHKTVSGELHKQIRSLLDKGLIEMTIPDKHNSRLQKYRLTAKGKELLSENAV; this is encoded by the coding sequence ATGATCCAACTCGAAGAGGTCCATATTGAGGAGGTGCGCGGCATCCGGAAGCTTACACTGCCACTGAATCGGAAGACTTTCGCGATCCAGGGACCCAACGGCTCAGGTAAGAGCGGTGTAGTTGATGCGATCGAGTTCTGTCTCACCGGCGACATGACGAGGCTCTCGGGGCACGGAACTGGCTCTCTGAGCGTGAAGACGCATGGGCCACACGTTGATGCTAGGGACTACCATGAAAAGGCATTCGTTCGCCTGAAGGTGTTTATCCCGAGCGTGAACAAAGAAGCGTCCATCACTCGCATGGTCAAGACACCGAAAACCGTCAAGATAGAGCCCAAGGATTTGGATGTGCTCGCAGCACTCGAAAAAGTGGCTCGGCATCCGGAGCTGACGCTCGGCCGGAGACCACAGGACTTCGTACCGGGCGCGCGTATTCAATTCCTGAGGATTGACGGCACACAATGGGGCGATGAGGTGATTGATGAATTGCGCATCGATGGGTCGCTCAGTCGTCAGATTGAAGCGCTTGATCAGAAGATGACAGCCCATAACCGCGTGGCCGTCGACATTGTCAGTGCCCCGACCGAAATCCGCCGTTACAACTACCCGATCCCCGCGTTGCAGCAACTGACCAGAAACGCCGTCATGCACCGCAGTTATGAAGGTACAAATGCACCGGTCATGGTGTACTGGTTCAACGATCATATCGAAATCATCAATGCCGGCAGTCCTTACGGGCGTGTCACTCCGGAGAACTTCGGCAAGCCCGGTTTTGCCGACTATCGCAATCCGGATATCGCCGAAAGCATGAAGGTCTTGAATCTGGTCCAACGCTTCGGTGTTGGCATTCAGATGGCTCGCCGTGAGTTGAGTGACAATGGCAATCCTCCCCCGGAATTCATCTTCGACGTTCATTCGGTTATTTGCAAGGTAAATCCCTCGCCGCTACCAGAGCCGACCGATGCGGGACAAGTAACCGAACAGTCAGAGTCGCGGCTAGAGTCACGGCTAGAGTCACGGCTAGAGTCAAAACTGGCGGCATCCGTAGTACGAAAGCTCAGCGAAGAAGCTGCCGGTAAATCCGCGTTGGCCAGCCACCTTGGGCACAAAACCGTTTCCGGCGAGCTGCATAAGCAAATCCGATCCTTGTTGGATAAAGGGCTTATCGAAATGACCATCCCCGACAAGCACAATAGCCGGCTCCAAAAATACCGCCTGACAGCCAAAGGCAAAGAGTTGCTTTCGGAGAATGCCGTATGA
- a CDS encoding type 1 glutamine amidotransferase domain-containing protein: MPSKGKILMVASSPAVSEQTGWPIGFWAAELTHPLHVFQEAGYEVELVSTQGGKLEMDAYSNPLDPSGYSAHDVISLGYLQQKSFNDMLARTRKLTELSSRDYAAIFLVGGQGPMYTFKGNTELQKLFVSFYESGKPAAAVCHSTTLLLEARKANGELLVKGKTWTGFANAEEDYADKAVGQRLQPYRIEDEARKIPGTVFKVAAPFSSYAIRDGNLITGQQQNSGAAAARLLVDAIGK; encoded by the coding sequence ATGCCGTCGAAGGGGAAAATACTCATGGTCGCCAGCAGCCCCGCCGTGTCGGAACAAACCGGTTGGCCCATCGGGTTCTGGGCCGCCGAATTGACGCATCCGCTGCATGTGTTTCAGGAAGCCGGCTATGAGGTGGAACTGGTTTCCACCCAGGGCGGCAAGCTGGAGATGGACGCCTATTCCAATCCTCTCGATCCGAGCGGCTACTCCGCGCACGATGTCATCTCGCTCGGTTATCTGCAGCAGAAAAGCTTCAACGATATGCTCGCGCGTACGCGCAAACTGACCGAGTTGTCTTCGCGCGACTACGCCGCAATCTTTCTCGTGGGCGGGCAGGGCCCCATGTACACCTTTAAGGGCAACACGGAGCTTCAGAAACTCTTTGTCAGCTTCTATGAAAGCGGCAAACCCGCCGCGGCGGTCTGTCACTCCACCACGTTGCTGCTCGAAGCGCGGAAAGCGAACGGCGAGTTGCTGGTGAAAGGAAAAACCTGGACCGGCTTCGCGAACGCGGAAGAGGATTATGCGGACAAGGCGGTCGGACAGCGCTTGCAGCCGTACCGTATAGAGGATGAAGCGCGGAAAATCCCTGGTACTGTCTTCAAGGTCGCCGCACCCTTTTCGTCTTACGCGATTCGCGACGGCAATCTCATCACTGGTCAGCAGCAGAACAGCGGGGCGGCCGCGGCGCGCCTGCTCGTCGACGCGATAGGGAAATGA
- a CDS encoding NAD(P)-dependent alcohol dehydrogenase → MKAIVYEHYGPPEVLRWKDVEKPMPKDNEIQIKTYVVTVTSGDRRVRSLDVPVGFTLLMRLALGVSKPRQPIAGMELAGVIESVGGSVRTFAPGDRVVAFSDTAMGCYAEYKCMPENGAVAHKPPNLGFEEAAALCFGGTTALHFLRKAKLRDGETVLINGASGGVGTAMVQLARYFGADVTGVCSSSNGEMVRTLGARQIIDYSREDFTRNGERYDVIVDTVGTAPFSRCKGSLKDGGRLLLVLAGLPQMLSAPWLSAMSGKKIIAGPASGGPEDVRFLADLAVRGEYRPVIDRCYPIGQIVEAHRYVDAGHKKGNVVLRFDYEDAVTAAG, encoded by the coding sequence ATGAAAGCCATTGTGTATGAACACTACGGGCCGCCCGAGGTCCTTCGGTGGAAGGACGTCGAAAAACCCATGCCCAAGGACAATGAAATCCAGATAAAGACATACGTGGTCACAGTCACCTCCGGCGATCGGAGGGTACGTAGCCTCGATGTGCCGGTCGGCTTCACGCTGCTCATGCGCCTGGCACTCGGCGTATCAAAACCAAGACAACCCATAGCAGGGATGGAACTGGCGGGCGTAATCGAGTCCGTGGGTGGGAGCGTGCGCACCTTCGCTCCCGGTGACCGCGTTGTCGCCTTCAGCGATACCGCCATGGGGTGTTATGCGGAGTACAAATGCATGCCGGAAAATGGCGCTGTGGCACACAAACCACCCAATCTCGGTTTCGAGGAAGCCGCCGCGCTCTGCTTCGGCGGTACGACGGCGTTGCACTTCTTGAGAAAGGCGAAACTCCGGGACGGCGAAACAGTGCTCATCAACGGCGCCTCCGGAGGGGTGGGCACGGCCATGGTGCAACTTGCGAGGTATTTCGGAGCGGACGTCACCGGCGTGTGCAGTTCCTCCAACGGCGAAATGGTACGAACCCTTGGTGCGCGGCAGATCATTGACTACAGCCGGGAGGATTTCACACGGAATGGTGAGCGTTATGACGTGATTGTTGATACGGTCGGGACAGCCCCGTTCTCGCGATGCAAGGGCTCTTTGAAGGATGGGGGCCGTCTTCTCCTGGTGCTCGCCGGACTCCCGCAAATGCTCTCCGCGCCGTGGCTCTCCGCGATGAGCGGGAAAAAGATCATCGCAGGCCCTGCGAGCGGCGGCCCCGAAGATGTGCGTTTCCTCGCGGATCTCGCAGTTCGAGGAGAATACCGCCCCGTCATTGATCGCTGCTACCCGATCGGGCAGATCGTGGAAGCGCACCGCTACGTCGACGCTGGTCACAAAAAAGGAAACGTTGTTCTGAGATTCGATTACGAGGACGCGGTGACGGCTGCCGGATAA
- a CDS encoding phosphoadenosine phosphosulfate reductase family protein has translation MYSDTQISAKSDKPVRHILALSGGKDSSALAVYMLGKIPDVEYVFCDTEKELDETYEYLVKLETFLGKKIHFLKYSSGYGFDEILQIKKGYLPSPKSRWCTEYLKLKPYEDFIGNDPVISYVGIRADEPHRTGYISTKPNVKTVLPFVENNIRLEDVERILNESGLGVPRYYEWRSRSGCYFCFYQQKREWVGLLQNHPELFEEAKKYEKYDPETGVRYTWNQGETLDELAQRAEAIMEEHAKRKERETNAFKGHQKLKDIWGYDSDDGESLSCNICHL, from the coding sequence ATGTATTCCGATACTCAAATATCTGCAAAATCCGATAAGCCTGTGCGACATATTCTGGCGCTGTCAGGGGGTAAAGATAGCTCTGCGCTAGCTGTTTACATGTTGGGCAAGATTCCGGATGTCGAATATGTTTTCTGTGACACAGAAAAGGAACTTGATGAGACGTATGAGTACTTGGTTAAACTAGAAACTTTTCTCGGCAAAAAGATTCATTTTCTTAAATACTCATCGGGATATGGGTTCGACGAGATCCTTCAAATCAAGAAAGGTTACCTCCCATCTCCAAAGTCTCGCTGGTGTACAGAGTATCTAAAGCTGAAGCCTTACGAAGATTTCATAGGCAACGATCCTGTAATCAGCTATGTCGGCATACGAGCAGATGAACCTCACCGTACAGGCTACATTTCAACAAAACCCAATGTGAAAACAGTCTTACCCTTTGTTGAAAATAATATACGTCTTGAAGATGTGGAAAGGATTCTTAATGAGTCGGGGCTGGGGGTGCCTCGTTATTATGAGTGGCGGTCCCGGTCAGGATGTTATTTTTGCTTCTATCAGCAGAAGCGTGAATGGGTAGGATTGCTTCAAAATCACCCTGAACTTTTTGAAGAAGCAAAAAAATACGAAAAATACGATCCAGAAACAGGTGTACGGTATACCTGGAATCAGGGTGAGACCCTTGATGAGCTGGCCCAACGCGCAGAGGCAATTATGGAAGAGCACGCAAAAAGGAAAGAGCGTGAGACGAATGCTTTTAAGGGACATCAGAAACTGAAAGATATTTGGGGCTATGACTCCGACGATGGCGAGTCTCTCTCTTGCAACATCTGTCATCTTTAG